From one Lotus japonicus ecotype B-129 chromosome 3, LjGifu_v1.2 genomic stretch:
- the LOC130745451 gene encoding uncharacterized protein LOC130745451 gives MIEKRNLWSSIEVWFSTCPTSCICIAGDFNAVRHSDERVGVNGVTFAGRRESEDFNSFIANLQLLDPPLVGGKYTWFRPNGEACSRLDRFLLSDDWASTWPNLAQYVLRRNYSDHCPILLKTTAANWGPKPFRVLKCWFQDPRFKPFVESSWSSLQIQGWGAFVVKEKLKGLRPLLKGWNKEIFGDINRKYSEILDSLTGLDQKMATSGLSSAEKDLRRAVQNELWQVARLRESILHQKSRCQWIKDGDSTSRFFHAYINRRRQINKIVGLDLNGNWEEEPSVVKHGIKSFFEQKFKCHYWNPPKLVGYHLIS, from the coding sequence ATGATTGAAAAGCGTAATCTTTGGTCCTCTATTGAGGTGTGGTTTTCTACTTGCCCTACCTCCTGTATTTGTATTGCCGGGGATTTCAATGCGGTTCGGCATTCTGATGAGAGAGTTGGAGTAAACGGAGTTACGTTTGCAGGCAGAAGGGAATCAGAGGACTTCAATTCTTTCATTGCAAATCTTCAACTTTTGGATCCTCCTCTCGTGGGTGGGAAATACACTTGGTTTCGTCCAAATGGCGAGGCTTGTAGCAGATTGGATAGATTCCTATTATCAGATGATTGGGCGTCAACTTGGCCTAATCTTGCTCAATATGTTCTCCGCCGGAATTATTCCGACCACTGTCCGATCCTCTTGAAAACTACAGCAGCTAACTGGGGTCCAAAACCATTTCGTGTACTCAAATGTTGGTTTCAAGATCCGAGGTTTAAGCCTTTCGTGGAGTCTTCATGGTCCTCATTACAAATCCAAGGTTGGGGCGCTTTTGTggtaaaagaaaaattgaagggcCTCAGACCTTTACTCAAAGGTTGGAACAAAGAAATATTTGGTGACATAAACAGGAAGTATTCTGAGATTTTGGACTCTCTCACTGGCTTGGATCAGAAAATGGCTACCTCAGGTTTATCATCGGCAGAGAAGGATTTACGTAGGGCTGTGCAGAATGAGTTGTGGCAAGTGGCTAGACTAAGGGAATCCATCTTGCATCAAAAATCCCGCTGCCAATGGATCAAGGATGGAGACTCTACTTCTAGGTTTTTCCATGCTTATATCAACCGCAGacgtcaaataaataaaatagtggGCCTGGATTTGAATGGTAATTGGGAAGAAGAGCCTAGTGTGGTGAAACATGGAATCAAATCTTTCTTTGAGCAGAAATTTAAATGCCATTATTGGAATCCTCCGAAACTAGTGGGGTACCATTTGATCAGTTAA
- the LOC130745450 gene encoding uncharacterized protein LOC130745450 yields MYNLIMFQFRFHRRRALLLQLKPFFPYPLSIPHNFSTTCDSSDKQSFTLSYLTNTCGFYPQAALKAAKRVRFNDTNKPDSVIAFFTNHGFSISQTQNIIGKVPELLTCNPTKRVLPKFQFLASKGFDIVTTVTRAPYFLLKSLENHIIPAFEFVRRFSPSDEKALACALFGSTSYTIALMKSKVQLLLDMGVPPSNIYILLRTRPSMLGCANMKEAVEEVKGLGFHPSKTHFVAALQAKSSIPKSLWDAKLDAFKTWGWSEDVVLDAFRRDPHIMLNSIKKVNAVMNFWVGRLGWDPSVLLAAPCLFGYSLEKRLMPRALVVQYLLSRGLMKKNASLSSPFMYTDKLFLQKFVECFEEEETSKLLSLYRGGC; encoded by the coding sequence ATGTACAATCTCATCATGTTCCAGTTTCGTTTTCACCGGCGAAGAGCCCTTCTTCTTCAACTGAAACCCTTCTTCCCCTACCCATTATCAATACCTCACAACTTCTCAACCACTTGTGATTCTTCCGATAAACAATCCTTCACCCTTTCATATCTCACGAACACTTGTGGCTTTTATCCCCAAGCTGCTCTCAAAGCAGCCAAGCGAGTTCGTTTCAACGACACAAACAAGCCCGACTCGGTTATCGCCTTCTTCACAAACCACGGTTTCTCCATCTCCCAGACACAGAACATCATCGGCAAGGTACCAGAGCTTCTTACATGCAACCCCACCAAAAGGGTTTTGCCCAAGTTTCAATTTTTAGCCTCCAAAGGTTTTGACATAGTTACCACTGTGACTAGGGCCCCATATTTCCTGCTTAAAAGCCTTGAGAATCACATTATACCTGCATTTGAATTTGTCAGGAGATTCTCTCCATCTGATGAAAAAGCATTAGCTTGTGCACTTTTTGGTTCCACTTCCTATACTATTGCTCTCATGAAATCAAAAGTACAATTGTTGCTTGATATGGGAGTGCCACCCTCAAACATATACATTTTGCTTAGAACTAGGCCCTCTATGCTCGGATGTGCTAACATGAAGGAGGCCGTGGAGGAAGTCAAGGGATTGGGATTTCATCCCTCCAAAACGCATTTTGTTGCAGCATTACAGGCCAAAAGTTCTATACCCAAATCACTTTGGGATGCCAAACTCGATGCCTTTAAGACATGGGGCTGGTCTGAAGATGTTGTTCTggatgcatttaggagggatCCCCACATTATGCTAAACTCAATCAAAAAAGTTAATGCAGTGATGAATTTTTGGGTCGGCCGTCTTGGTTGGGACCCTTCAGTGCTTCTAGCAGCGCCATGCCTTTTTGGATATAGTTTGGAGAAAAGGCTTATGCCAAGGGCTTTAGTTGTCCAGTATCTTCTCTCCAGAggtttgatgaagaagaatgcTAGCTTAAGTTCACCATTTATGTATACAGATAAGTTGTTCCTGCAAAAATTTGTGGAATGTTTTGAGGAGGAGGAAACATCTAAGCTACTAAGTCTATATCGTGGAGGATGCTAG